The following proteins are co-located in the Telopea speciosissima isolate NSW1024214 ecotype Mountain lineage chromosome 9, Tspe_v1, whole genome shotgun sequence genome:
- the LOC122638849 gene encoding uncharacterized protein LOC122638849, with translation MASRLQVVLDQLVAPTQSAFVPGRSISDNIFMAHELFSYINKKKKGKQKFMALKLDMKKAYDRVEWQFLEAILLKFGFNTKWVSLVLNCLRSVSYKLIINGAIKGKVIPSRGIRQGDPLSPALFILCSQALSAVIAHSNRQGLIKGVYVKNRTDPLTHLLFADDCCLFSELKLQEVFNLKDCLELYCRASGQAINLKKSSLSFSPNVEGRFKRWFSRILKVSYTKGPSKYLGLPIDFGVSKASLFQDLADKVGPHFSGWKNKLLSHAGKEIMLKSVALSIGNYTNSHFKLPASHHARIRKEASNFFWGDDSSKQKIHWISWRRLCRSKERGGLGFRDLSLQNKALLSRMAWRLWAEPDSMWGRFMKAIYFPNGDFLSAKLGASPSWAWRSLLEGRKVLKDGLVWKVGVGDSVRIWSDNWIPSLPSYRVQHPPVEPNPPQVVAELIDEPNRCWKAGILEKFFHPSDREAIMIRLSVFPKDDTLLWGADKKGDYLVKSAYHLLSNQREAREAIAPSSGKSHSWEVVPSIVWKRIWSNHTMPKIRTFIWNDIAFGSRSWTGEEVVKTAQKACGELLDACNNQASSRTVSVLVSNPLSFDDVVIGEALAIRKGLLEAISEGTLSVMVESDSLQVISYLQDPLKPADLKVAPILEDIRHIVSYLDVCSFVFISKAANSIADSLARRALSVSGMMVWPISDPWLAEVTVSDTKSSSHSLQ, from the exons ATGGCATCCCGATTACAGGTTGTTCTTGACCAGCTTGTGGCTCCTACTCAATCAGCCTTCGTCCCAGGGAGGTCTATTTCAGATAATATTTTTATGGCCCATGAGCTCTTCAGCTAcatcaacaagaagaagaaggggaagcaGAAGTTTATGGCCTTAAAGCTAGATATGAAGAAGGCTTATGATCGGGTGGAATGGCAATTCCTTGAGGCAATTCTCTTAAAGTTTGGTTTCAATACAAAGTGggtttctttggttcttaattGCCTGCGTTCGGTCTCCTACAAGTTGATTATCAATGGGGCTATCAAGGGGAAGGTGATTCCTTCTCGTGGCATACGCCAAGGGGATCCTCTTTCCCCGGCTCTCTTCATTCTTTGTAGTCAAGCTTTAAGTGCTGTCATTGCCCATTCAAATCGCCAAGGGTTGATTAAAGGAGTCTATGTGAAGAATAGAACAGATCCTTTGACACACCTCCTCTTCGCCGATGATTGCTGTCTTTTCTCTGAACTTAAGTTGCAAGAAGTTTTTAATTTGAAGGACTGTTTGGAGCTATATTGTAGGGCTAGCGGGCAGGCCATAAATCTCAAGAAATCATCGCTTTCCTTCAGCCCTAATGTGGAGGGTCGCTTCAAGAGGTGGTTTTCCCGTATTCTGAAAGTATCTTATACCAAGGGTCCGTCTAAATACTTGGGATTACCTATTGATTTTGGGGTCTCCAAAGCATCCCTTTTCCAAGACTTGGCAGATAAGGTGGGGCCTCATTTTTCTGGTTGGAAGAATAAACTGCTTTCTCATGCGGGGAAGGAAATTATGCTCAAATCTGTTGCTCTCTCCATTGGGAACTACACCAACTCCCACTTCAAACTTCCCGCTTCTCACCATGCTCGGATTCGTAAGGAAGCCTCTAATTTCTTCTGGGGGGATGACTCAAGCAAACAAAAAATccactggatttcttggagGCGCTTATGCAGATCTAAAGAAAGAGGTGGGTTAGGTTTTCGAGATCTGAGTTTACAAAATAAAGCTCTCTTATCTCGGATGGCTTGGAGACTTTGGGCTGAACCAGATTCGATGTGGGGGAGGTTTATGAAAGCTATATATTTTCCTAATGGAGATTTCTTATCGGCTAAATTGGGTGCTAGCCCCTCTTGGGCTTGGAGGAGTCTCCTTGAAGGTCGAAAAGTGTTGAAAGATGGTCTGGTTTGGAAGGTTGGAGTGGGTGACTCAGTCCGGATCTGGTCGGATAATTGGATTCCCTCTCTCCCTAGCTATCGGGTGCAACACCCACCTGTTGAACCAAACCCCCCTCAAGTGGTAGCGGAGTTGATCGATGAGCCCAACAGATGTTGGAAGGCAGGGATCCTTGAAAAATTTTTCCACCCCAGTGATCGTGAAGCGATAATGATCCGGCTCAGTGTGTTTCCTAAAGATGATACCTTGTTGTGGGGTGCTGACAAGAAGGGTGATTATTTGGTGAAGAGTGCTTATCATCTATTGTCAAATCAAAGAGAGGCTCGTGAGGCAATAGCTCCCTCTTCCGGGAAGTCACATTCTTGGGAGGTTGTGCCATCTATTGTTTGGAAGAGAATTTGGTCCAACCACACCATGCCCAAGATTAGAACCTTTATCTG GAATGACATAGCCTTTGGAAGCAGATCTTGGACAGGGGAGGAAGTTGTAAAAACAGCCCAAAAAGCTTGTGGTGAGCTCTTGGATGCTTGCAACAACCAAGCCTCTTCTCGGACTGTTTCTGTGCTTG TCTCCAACCCTCTCTCCTTTGATGATGTTGTGATTGGAGAAGCCTTGGCTATTCGAAAGGGTCTGTTAGAGGCGATTTCTGAGGGTACTCTCTCGGTCATGGTAGAGAGTGATAGTTTGCAGGTCATTTCTTATCTCCAGGACCCGTTGAAGCCGGCTGATTTGAAGGTGGCACCGATCCTGGAAGATATTAGGCACATCGTGTCTTACTTGGATGTTTGTAGTTTTGTCTTTATTTCAAAGGCTGCTAACTCTATTGCAGATTCCCTTGCCAGGAGGGCCCTATCTGTTTCGGGAATGATGGTTTGGCCCATTTCCGATCCCTGGTTAGCTGAGGTTACTGTCTCAGACACCAAGAGTTCCTCCCATTCTCTTCAATAA